In Brassica napus cultivar Da-Ae chromosome A3, Da-Ae, whole genome shotgun sequence, the sequence AGGTTGTGTTATTTTGGCATATAgcattcaaatttatatgtaatatattattttatttttagatttcaaaaatcttaaaatatatgtgaattcaaaattttaaaaataatttaaacgcCGAATCCAAGCCAAACCCGCAAAAATCTAAAtcaaatccgaaccaaaatttataaacatctGAATTGGACTGAGATCTTTAACACCAAAAAACTGAAACACTAATAAATTCAAACTGAACTCGAATGAATATGCTAACGTCCTTCCCTAACCCATACTGAAATATGATCTAGGATTGTAAATCCGAAAATCAAAAATACCCTATCCGAATCCTAACGGATGCCTCCAGTCCTAATCGCTAGCAAGGCTGTGTGGCGTTTTAAGTATCAACACACTTGACTGACCACTTAGTTTTACTTGTTTCATAACAGTTTACTagaattagtttatatttagaaaagaaagaaagatcactTTCTCGTATATGCAAAATGTTTAGAGGTTCCAAAACGTGTTATATATAGTGTGCCTCTCTAAATTGCTGTAACCACTCTTTCCATGGAGATTTCTTAGAATCCAAAACTCTACTGATTTCTTGAAAAATCACCATTCTGTATAACTTCTCCACTTCTGAAATATATCTCTTTCCTTTGGAATTTTCAAAGCACTCTCCAGAACAGCACTTTAGATGGAGCCAAAGGCAAAACGATTCTTGTGAACTTTTCAAACATTAAAATCGTATTTTCACCACAATTCTTGTGATTATAACCAAATCTTGACATGTGCTAATTGGGATATCCCCATGTCATTCTCAACAACAAGGAGGGCAAGCTAGTTACTCATACGAGGGATACTCACGAGATCATCAAACTCAGCAAAGGTCTCCAATTAATGCTTTCAATATTCAAGAACTATTCCGTGGTGTGGCATCTTTGTTACACGACATGGACTTGTACGAAGAACGAGTCTAAGCCGACCACTCTTCGCAAGGGTCTCTTCCTAGAAAAAGACTTATGTAAAAATGCTCATGACCTCTAAACTAACTTGTCATCCttgttatatttttacttttttttctttcagttaTCTAACACTTGGTTTTGTCTGATCTACTTTATCAGATACAGTAGTCCTAGAGATTGACCTTTAACAAATAACCAGCTTCCTGCTTCCTTTAAGCATTGGACCGTCTTGCTCATTTTGGATACTATCACAAACATTAACACACCTTGCCAAGTAGATTTTTCCTCAGTTAGCCTGATCCTACTACTAAACAGCAAGAGTCAAAATTACTAAATACTTTCTCCAGGATAGCAATGAAATAAGATTTCAGAAACCATAAAacaagaataataaaaaaaaatctcctgAATCAATTACATAAAACgaatattcaaaacaaaaactcaaacaAAGAACCAAATGTAGCATTTTTGACTAATAAAATATCCAAGCATGAGAGTTGATGAATCAAACCATAACAGCAACACATTTGTTAACGTCAAAATTTCCAGCAACCATAACCTGATGACACCACTCAACTTTACCCCAAGTCCCTTCTCCTTCTTGTCTTTCCAGTGAAATCTCCGCACACCAGATCTCTCTTGTCACTCCTTTAGGAAAAAACAAAGCTAGCTTTCCACCGTAACCCACTATGCCCGTCCATGAAAATGTTGAGCATGATTTCGTCTCAGCCAAAAATTCTTCCAGACCTCTCACCTTTCCCCAGCGCCTTTGCTTTGGATCATACATTATTAACACGTTCCCATCATAATAATAGCAGTACATAACATCAGCAACGACGCACGGATTGATCCAGAAATCCAGCTTCTCGTCCGTTTCCCATCTATTTTCCTTTGGGTCATAAAGAAAGGTTTTATTAGAACACCTCAAATACATCTTACCATCCATCATCACACAGCTAGAAGGCCACGTGTAATACGCCATCGTCTCTGGCAGTGTCATCACAGGCTCCCACGTTTGTGTTTCTGTATTCAACACCACCATCACCTTCTTCGAGTTAGTATTACGATACTGATACCCAAGTACGTAGATTTTCCCATTGATGATGTCAGCGAGTGTAGTATACACGTGCACATCAATGCTCGGGAGATGTTGAACCGTGTGAGATCTACAGTCGATGCTCAACACATTCGTAGTCACACTGTCATCTTTAGTCTTACTCTTATCAAACACGTATATCTTCGAGCCCATTGCGACATAGCTTGCATCGAGTTGCGCAACGGGAAGCGAAGGGATAAGGACCAAGCGGGGATTGTCTTTGGTTTTTTGTCGGAGAATATACCAACGATGATCTCCGCCAGTTTCTCTGTTGTGGAGGACAACATAGAGGCAGTGTTCCGTGCATCTTAACAATGATCGTACAGCGTAGAGCTTAGGCGATGCAATAAGTGATCCGAAGTGCTTGGAAACGAGGGAGAGTCTTGGATAGTTGCATCTTGGTACACGCGCTAAGATGTCAATGATAACGTCTTCGGGAAGTGGTGTACTCATGGATCAACTATCGGCACCAATATCAGTGCGAAAATGCCAAAAACCCTAGTTTTTGGCTCAGATCTGATTTACAAAACTCTATTTTCCTTATTATTTTACTAAAGAGGACTAGGGTTTTAAAACTTGttaaatggattttttttttagaaaaaaaaggattcttatttggtttgtgtttttttcaaATGGGTTCTTATGGCTACtggatttgttttttaaaaatgaaattacagaaatcatttgttttttttaagataattacAAAGTTTTACAGAGCATATATTGcataatatcattttgttatatttgttattatttactACTTATTCTATTGACTTTTATTctgtattaattatttttatattgtataataTCTATTgacttttattttctattaattattGCAAAATGTGAGTATTGGACACAATATTTCCGAGAGCAAAAGCGTAAAAAACGACTTATTGACAAAAGCATTAGATGCTTCAGAGCTGCTATATCCCTTCCCATCAAATGGATTCATCAGGCAGaaacttatattaaaatatcttCACTAGACAGAACATTTTGAAATATACATGGAACCATGTAACTCTGATCACCTGCATAGGACCAAAAGAATTGATTCGGGCAAATATTTCTCAAATGAAGTGTTGAGCTAAAGCAATGACTTATGTGGCTTTTTTTAATCGATCAGTGCGAGATCAAATTTTTCCTGATCTACTGTAACAAACACAACAGGACTAGACTTGTACCAGCTTCCTTTTCATTTTGGATACGACCACAAACATTAGCACACCATAACCGCCCGCAAGAATCTTTGTGGCTATCTGCACATCAACTAGATGTCCTTATAGTTTCTCTTGAATCCGGAGTTACCAGTCGATAAAAACTGCTTGAATATTTGAGAACTTGACCACACCACTCAACTTTACCCCCTTATGGACGTCTTTCCATCGAAATCTCCGCATGCCAAATCTCAAATGCTCTTCTTTAGGAGATGGGCAAGTGACAAATGCTCTTCTCAAACGAGTTTAGGTTTGCCTCAACAGCAAGCAGAGAAAGTGAAAGCAAGaatacataaaacaaatacaaggAGACTGACTGAACAAAAAAAGAGCTCAAGGAGGCAAATGACAACATGATCTCTGtacatttttgaattttgagaCAACTTGTTTTAAGAAACAGCATTCAGACAGGAAAAAACTGTTCACGATCTTGCATTGCCACTACTCTCAGACAGAACCTTAGTGATCTTCGTGAATGTTACGAATCGCAGCAGTTATTTTCTTGCAATCAAACTCCATCGTCTTCATCCAATTCTCAAAATCTCCAATCTCCTACCAAAACACACACAGATCCACCGTgaacacacaaacaaacaatcaaaagACATAAACGGGAGATAAAAAAAACCTTGACGGCGCTATTAACGGCGTGAGTTGCAGCAAGCCACTGATCCGTCTGTTTGCCGAACCGCGCCACCGTAACCGCAAGCGATCTTATCTCCGCCTCGATCCGCTTCTCGTTGACGAAACACTCCTCCACTCCTCCGTTCACCGCCTTCACGAGCAGATCCGCCGTTCTCGCCGCGTGCCTGATCGCCTCCTTCCTCGATCTCTCCGTCTTTTCCCGGAGCTGTAACGACGATCGACGGTTGTCTTCGATAAGCTGCAGGAGGCTCGATTCCAGTGTTCCGGTCTCTTCTTCCGTTCTCTCCTTCTCCGAAAAAGGTAGCACGCGCCCACGCGACGTCAGCATCGACATCGGCGTGTTCATTCTTCTTCCACCGGTTAATTGGTTCGGtgatgattaataaaaaaaaaaggaatattcaATATTATTGCACTACGCGCCGTTTATGGCTCAAGCAAACGGCACACATTCTCTCTTTCGAAATAACACGATTTTTGTAGATTAGCCCGTTTAAACCATTTGAGCCAGTGATTAGACTCTTTTTGTATGTTACGTGACAGTGAGAAATAATGGTACTGT encodes:
- the LOC106443402 gene encoding F-box/kelch-repeat protein At4g38940-like encodes the protein MSTPLPEDVIIDILARVPRCNYPRLSLVSKHFGSLIASPKLYAVRSLLRCTEHCLYVVLHNRETGGDHRWYILRQKTKDNPRLVLIPSLPVAQLDASYVAMGSKIYVFDKSKTKDDSVTTNVLSIDCRSHTVQHLPSIDVHVYTTLADIINGKIYVLGYQYRNTNSKKVMVVLNTETQTWEPVMTLPETMAYYTWPSSCVMMDGKMYLRCSNKTFLYDPKENRWETDEKLDFWINPCVVADVMYCYYYDGNVLIMYDPKQRRWGKVRGLEEFLAETKSCSTFSWTGIVGYGGKLALFFPKGVTREIWCAEISLERQEGEGTWGKVEWCHQVMVAGNFDVNKCVAVMV
- the LOC106437595 gene encoding biogenesis of lysosome-related organelles complex 1 subunit 1 — its product is MNTPMSMLTSRGRVLPFSEKERTEEETGTLESSLLQLIEDNRRSSLQLREKTERSRKEAIRHAARTADLLVKAVNGGVEECFVNEKRIEAEIRSLAVTVARFGKQTDQWLAATHAVNSAVKEIGDFENWMKTMEFDCKKITAAIRNIHEDH